The Fischerella sp. PCC 9605 genome contains a region encoding:
- a CDS encoding DUF1822 family protein, with product MTFELDDLTIIYPEKLWLELSIQEQKKAWQLTAQKLYSHTATRWNAYLNCLCLNSFLTWLKEDPELGDNLQVWPDYNQLPSFWEVVNGTAITLGETRLVLIPSEKSNFTEFRIPQEWVDIPNWAANYYLAVQLNLDDRWLGVWGYTTHQQIRKEAKYDPMDRTYSLDQEELITDLNVMWVAREVFSPKQLEVKSLPTLSSVEVEKLLDQLGEWAVDLPTDMSFEEWAALLASDESRQHLYQRRLVNQKTNQVERDRSLVNNLSQWFDNIFEAGWQSFDAFFSSQQKTLAVQFRNQTALNEVRVKGAKLIDLGMQLGGTAVVLLIGLTSEWDEKFSIRVQLHPANEEVYLPPHLKLILVSGAGNILQEVESRCHDHFIQLKKFKSPPGKNFSIQIALGDISIKEDFVLEKLAGW from the coding sequence ATGACATTTGAATTAGATGATTTGACGATAATATATCCGGAAAAATTATGGTTAGAGTTATCAATACAAGAACAGAAAAAGGCATGGCAATTAACTGCTCAAAAACTTTACTCTCACACAGCAACTCGTTGGAATGCTTACCTGAATTGTTTGTGTTTGAATTCTTTTTTGACTTGGCTAAAAGAAGATCCAGAACTAGGAGATAATTTGCAGGTTTGGCCTGATTATAATCAGCTTCCTAGTTTCTGGGAAGTTGTGAATGGCACTGCTATCACTCTAGGTGAAACTCGACTAGTGCTAATTCCCAGTGAGAAAAGTAATTTCACAGAGTTTCGGATTCCCCAAGAATGGGTCGATATTCCTAACTGGGCAGCTAACTATTATTTGGCTGTGCAGTTAAACTTGGACGATCGCTGGTTGGGAGTGTGGGGGTATACTACCCATCAGCAGATCCGCAAAGAAGCTAAATATGATCCGATGGATAGAACTTACTCGCTGGATCAAGAGGAGTTAATTACAGACTTAAATGTGATGTGGGTAGCACGGGAAGTATTTTCCCCAAAGCAACTAGAGGTCAAATCTTTACCAACTTTGTCAAGTGTAGAAGTAGAGAAATTACTAGATCAACTAGGTGAGTGGGCTGTTGATTTACCTACGGATATGAGTTTTGAGGAATGGGCAGCACTACTAGCATCGGATGAAAGTAGGCAGCATCTTTACCAAAGACGGCTTGTCAACCAAAAGACGAATCAGGTTGAGCGCGATCGCTCTTTAGTGAACAATTTGAGCCAATGGTTTGACAATATCTTTGAGGCTGGCTGGCAGTCTTTTGATGCATTCTTTAGTTCCCAACAGAAAACTCTAGCAGTTCAATTCCGAAACCAAACTGCCTTGAATGAGGTTCGTGTAAAAGGAGCCAAATTAATTGATTTGGGGATGCAACTGGGGGGTACTGCGGTTGTGCTGCTAATTGGTTTGACTTCAGAATGGGATGAAAAATTCAGTATCCGCGTGCAACTGCATCCCGCAAACGAAGAAGTTTACCTACCACCCCATCTCAAATTAATTTTGGTCTCGGGAGCAGGAAACATTCTTCAAGAAGTAGAATCAAGATGTCACGATCACTTTATTCAACTGAAAAAATTTAAATCTCCTCCAGGAAAAAATTTTAGTATTCAGATAGCCCTTGGTGATATCAGTATTAAAGAAGATTTTGTGCTGGAGAAGCTTGCTGGCTGGTAG
- a CDS encoding CHASE2 domain-containing protein gives MSKLVILNLGKGNLKQGFSSVTAILSEENNPIAQFTGSLPTAPELWQLYRRWQLLYQLLYESLDPSLGWRKHIDIEDQDIEIEEDDVTNVSSVDFWKLCDDLHTNINAWLKSEPFRNIEQKLRTKLDPSDEIRVILATEDNQVRRLPWHLWDFFDDYQKAVICSCILEVEQVKSIRKSPARQIRILAILGNSTGIDVQKDKKILEQLPGAQTVFLVEPQRRELDRWLWDKQGWDILFFAGHGSTDDDGETGRIHINQTDSLTIPQLKNALRAAIARGLSLVIFNSCDGLGLACQLASLHIPQMIVMREPVPDLVAQEFLMHFLEAFASGQSFYLAVREAQDKLQGLENEFPCASWLPVICQNPASAPLVWPQRFLTPTILPNRRIFPIVFKASVVVTFLVMAMRSLGMLQSWELMAFDWLMRSRPNEVEDRRILIVTVTEADVRAQPAKERAGASLSDRTLAEVVKKIEQFNPRVIGLDIYRENSVGTDYADLAKTMQNSDRFIAICKASEESTNAGVPPPPEVPLSRQGFSDVVLDPDNIIRRQLLAMAPASPCQTDKSFSFRIATRYLASAGIKPKLTPENNWQLGSVVFRNLEENSGGYHGIDNLGHQVLLNWRASHQVAEQVTLKQVLNNQLNPDLVRDRIVVIGTTAESFHDYWSTPYSARVWPHEQMSGIVVQAHMISQILSAVLDKRPLLWTLPKWSEVLWIWCWSMVGGVLAWGLPSRLRLVLVLASSLCVLYGLSLYLLIQGGWVPLVPSALVLIGCGVFVAAYSASQS, from the coding sequence ATGAGTAAATTAGTCATACTAAATCTAGGAAAGGGCAACTTAAAGCAGGGCTTTTCCTCCGTTACTGCTATATTGTCGGAAGAAAACAATCCCATCGCTCAATTTACGGGTAGCTTGCCTACTGCACCAGAACTTTGGCAACTCTACAGACGATGGCAGTTACTCTATCAGTTGCTTTATGAGTCTTTAGATCCTAGTTTGGGTTGGCGAAAGCACATAGATATAGAAGACCAAGATATCGAAATAGAGGAAGATGATGTAACTAACGTCTCTTCTGTAGATTTTTGGAAATTATGCGATGATCTACATACAAACATCAATGCCTGGCTCAAGTCGGAACCATTTCGCAACATCGAGCAAAAATTACGTACAAAGTTAGATCCTAGTGATGAAATTCGGGTGATTCTGGCCACAGAAGATAACCAAGTTAGAAGGCTTCCTTGGCATTTGTGGGATTTTTTTGATGATTACCAAAAGGCTGTGATATGCTCGTGTATCCTAGAGGTAGAGCAAGTTAAATCTATACGCAAAAGCCCTGCTCGTCAGATCAGAATTTTAGCGATTCTAGGTAATAGTACAGGAATTGATGTACAAAAAGATAAGAAAATTTTAGAGCAATTACCAGGAGCGCAAACAGTTTTTTTGGTAGAGCCACAACGACGAGAGTTAGATCGGTGGCTTTGGGATAAACAGGGCTGGGATATTCTCTTCTTTGCGGGGCATGGTTCAACTGATGACGATGGTGAAACTGGGCGAATTCATATCAATCAAACAGATAGCCTCACGATTCCCCAGTTAAAAAATGCTCTCAGAGCAGCGATCGCCCGCGGTCTAAGTTTAGTAATTTTTAACTCTTGCGATGGGTTAGGATTGGCTTGTCAGTTAGCTTCTTTACACATTCCGCAAATGATTGTGATGCGGGAACCAGTACCCGATCTCGTTGCCCAGGAATTTTTAATGCACTTTCTGGAGGCATTTGCTAGTGGTCAGTCTTTCTATTTAGCAGTGCGGGAAGCACAAGATAAATTGCAGGGTTTAGAAAATGAGTTTCCGTGTGCAAGCTGGTTGCCAGTGATTTGCCAGAACCCAGCGTCAGCCCCCCTAGTTTGGCCACAGAGGTTCCTGACTCCCACCATTTTACCTAATCGGCGTATTTTTCCCATCGTTTTTAAAGCCAGTGTGGTAGTAACCTTTTTGGTAATGGCGATGCGATCGCTAGGGATGTTGCAGTCATGGGAACTGATGGCATTTGATTGGTTGATGCGATCGCGCCCCAATGAAGTAGAAGATCGGCGCATTCTGATTGTCACGGTTACTGAAGCTGATGTTCGTGCCCAACCAGCCAAAGAAAGAGCAGGGGCCTCGCTATCAGACCGAACCTTGGCTGAAGTTGTGAAAAAAATCGAACAGTTCAATCCCCGCGTTATTGGTTTAGATATCTATCGAGAAAATTCTGTGGGGACAGACTATGCAGATTTAGCCAAGACCATGCAAAATAGCGATCGCTTTATTGCTATTTGCAAAGCAAGTGAAGAAAGCACAAACGCTGGTGTTCCACCTCCTCCAGAAGTTCCATTGTCACGCCAAGGCTTTAGTGATGTTGTGTTAGATCCCGATAACATTATCCGTCGCCAACTATTAGCTATGGCTCCTGCGTCTCCTTGCCAGACTGATAAATCTTTTAGCTTTCGGATTGCAACTCGTTACTTGGCAAGTGCTGGTATCAAACCTAAACTTACTCCCGAAAACAACTGGCAGCTTGGTAGTGTCGTCTTTAGAAACTTGGAAGAAAACAGCGGCGGGTATCATGGCATAGATAATCTTGGTCATCAAGTGCTGCTCAATTGGCGTGCTTCTCATCAAGTTGCCGAACAAGTTACTCTCAAACAAGTTCTCAACAATCAACTCAATCCCGATTTAGTGCGTGATCGCATTGTCGTGATTGGCACTACAGCCGAAAGTTTTCATGACTATTGGTCTACTCCCTACAGCGCCCGCGTGTGGCCTCACGAGCAAATGTCAGGCATAGTTGTTCAAGCACACATGATCAGCCAGATCCTGAGTGCAGTGCTGGATAAGCGACCACTTTTATGGACTTTGCCAAAGTGGAGTGAAGTCTTGTGGATCTGGTGCTGGTCTATGGTTGGGGGTGTACTGGCTTGGGGTTTGCCATCGCGATTACGTCTTGTCCTAGTCCTAGCCAGCAGTTTGTGTGTTTTGTATGGGCTTAGCTTATATCTATTAATACAAGGTGGATGGGTTCCTCTTGTTCCATCAGCGTTAGTCTTGATAGGTTGTGGTGTATTTGTGGCAGCCTATAGTGCATCTCAAAGCTAA